Proteins from a genomic interval of bacterium:
- a CDS encoding DUF3465 domain-containing protein, protein MSPRLRRALLGIVAAVALAIAQQAGWIGGDAAPSSAPVAAAPHAEGGNAALERALEARASGVMMTVDARVVKVLPDDLDGSRHQRFLLDVGRGRTVLVAHNIDLAERVPLDRQDTVRIRGQFEWNDKGGVLHWTHHDPRGRHPGGWIEHAGRRFE, encoded by the coding sequence GTGAGTCCGCGCCTGCGCCGTGCGCTGCTGGGCATCGTCGCTGCGGTCGCGCTGGCGATCGCGCAGCAGGCGGGGTGGATCGGCGGCGACGCGGCGCCTTCGTCCGCGCCCGTCGCGGCGGCGCCGCATGCGGAAGGCGGAAACGCCGCGCTCGAGCGCGCCCTCGAGGCCCGCGCGTCCGGGGTCATGATGACCGTCGATGCGCGGGTCGTGAAGGTCCTGCCCGACGATCTCGACGGTTCCCGTCACCAGCGCTTCCTGCTCGACGTCGGTCGCGGCCGGACGGTCCTCGTCGCCCACAACATCGATCTCGCCGAGCGGGTTCCCCTCGATCGCCAGGACACGGTCCGGATCCGCGGCCAGTTCGAGTGGAACGACAAGGGCGGCGTCCTGCACTGGACCCACCACGATCCGCGTGGCCGGCACCCCGGCGGCTGGATCGAGCACGCGGGGCGCCGCTTCGAGTAG
- a CDS encoding oxidoreductase: protein MASESNSAPRSRGEPTGGSKVWLITGCSTGIGREIARAALEAGDRVGVSARDPAAVEALVAEAPDRALAVALDVTRPDQVRAAVAETEARFGRINVLVNNAGYGYVSSVEEGVDADVRRMFDTNFFGAIDLIKAVLPGMRARRSGLIVNMSSVTGYVARPGNVYYSTSKFALESLSEGLAEELAPFGIRVSAVAPGVFRTDWNARSMQESPETIDDYAPTVGERRALLRAGPKGFGGDPRKVGDAVVMLSRLESPPLRLLLGADAIAAARGKIDALAETIGRWEAYGVAAGEDDTPK from the coding sequence ATGGCATCCGAATCGAATTCGGCCCCTCGCTCACGGGGCGAGCCGACCGGCGGATCGAAGGTCTGGTTGATCACGGGTTGCTCGACGGGCATCGGTCGCGAGATCGCGCGGGCTGCGCTCGAGGCCGGCGACCGGGTGGGCGTCTCGGCGCGAGATCCCGCGGCGGTCGAGGCGCTCGTCGCCGAGGCGCCCGATCGCGCGCTCGCCGTCGCCCTCGACGTGACCCGGCCCGACCAGGTCCGCGCCGCGGTCGCCGAGACGGAGGCGCGCTTCGGCCGGATCAACGTACTCGTGAACAACGCGGGCTATGGCTACGTCAGCTCGGTGGAGGAAGGGGTCGACGCGGACGTGCGCCGCATGTTCGACACGAACTTCTTCGGCGCGATCGACCTGATCAAGGCGGTTCTGCCCGGCATGCGGGCGCGACGCTCCGGACTGATCGTGAACATGTCGTCGGTCACGGGCTACGTCGCGCGGCCCGGCAACGTCTACTACAGCACCTCCAAGTTCGCGCTCGAGAGTCTCTCGGAGGGGCTCGCCGAGGAGCTCGCGCCCTTCGGCATCCGCGTGAGCGCCGTGGCGCCCGGTGTGTTTCGGACGGACTGGAACGCGCGCTCGATGCAGGAGTCGCCGGAGACGATCGACGACTACGCACCGACGGTCGGCGAGCGGCGTGCGCTCCTGCGCGCCGGGCCGAAGGGGTTCGGGGGCGACCCGCGCAAGGTCGGGGACGCGGTCGTGATGTTGTCGCGGCTCGAGTCGCCGCCGCTCCGCCTGCTGCTTGGCGCCGACGCGATCGCGGCCGCGCGCGGGAAGATCGACGCGCTCGCGGAGACGATCGGGCGCTGGGAGGCCTACGGCG
- a CDS encoding DUF87 domain-containing protein: MTSDDYEHMGAFYLGRPVDAESGETLPAPLLYDSKDLTTHAVLLGMTGSGKTGLAISLLEEALIDGVPVIAIDPKGDLGNLMLSFPDLAPSDFRPWIDEAAAAREGDTPDAFAAKQAAAWRAGLADWGQSPDRIARLEAAGERVLYTPGSRAGTPLSMLRALDAPPAALLEDEETFRERVEASVAGLLGLLGIAADPLQSRESILLSTLVDRAWREGRSLDLVALIQQIQKPPVERVGVMEIETFFPAADRMGLAMRLNNLLASPSYAAWMEGQPMDVSALLRAPDGRPRLSIISIAHLGEAERMFVVTRLLTEIVSWMRTQSGSPSLRALVYMDEVFGYFPPTENPPCKRPMLTLLKQARAYGVGCVLATQNPVDLDYKGLSNCGTWFLGRLQTERDKARVIDGLESAASGVAARMDRATLDRTLSGLAPRTFVVNNVHEDEPVLMKSRWALSYLAGPLSRAQIKQLGEAQPPPSPPPVASAVEAAAKTSAPDAAPEAARVVLPASANESVLPIAEPLAPGDRVVYRPVLLTRVSAHYANARAGVDEWTKVVLAAPLASDLEGAPWEGADRLVGWPELDETPREGAAFGAVPAAAEREKSFTRWAKQAKTAVYRDHPISLFKSKKPKAVSAIGESEGAFLGRLADLRREGREAELEKLRKKYAPKLARLQEKIDRAVERVAREEEQYEDRRNQTMVSGLATVVGALFGRKLASVGNVRRAASTAKNVSRTQRERGDIARAEARVEEYQQELADLDADFQEALAEAEDRAADFEPEVESLRINTKKADLDVERIALVWVPFRSSADGFPEPLARLEKIE; the protein is encoded by the coding sequence GTGACGAGCGACGACTACGAACACATGGGGGCGTTCTACCTGGGACGCCCGGTGGACGCGGAGAGCGGCGAGACCCTCCCGGCTCCGCTGCTCTACGACTCGAAGGACCTCACGACCCACGCGGTCCTCCTCGGCATGACCGGCAGCGGGAAGACCGGCCTCGCGATCTCGCTCCTCGAGGAGGCGCTGATCGACGGGGTTCCGGTGATCGCGATCGATCCGAAGGGCGACCTGGGCAACCTCATGCTCTCGTTCCCGGATCTCGCTCCGTCGGACTTTCGGCCCTGGATCGACGAGGCGGCGGCGGCCCGGGAGGGTGACACGCCGGACGCCTTCGCGGCGAAGCAGGCGGCCGCCTGGCGAGCGGGCCTGGCCGACTGGGGCCAGTCACCGGATCGGATCGCGCGGCTCGAAGCCGCCGGGGAGCGCGTCCTGTATACGCCCGGCAGTCGCGCGGGGACGCCGCTCTCGATGCTGCGGGCCCTCGACGCGCCGCCCGCGGCCCTGCTCGAGGACGAGGAGACCTTCCGCGAGCGGGTCGAGGCGAGCGTGGCGGGTCTGCTCGGCCTCCTGGGCATCGCCGCGGACCCCCTCCAGAGTCGGGAATCGATCCTGCTCTCGACCCTGGTCGATCGCGCCTGGCGCGAGGGACGCTCCCTGGATCTCGTCGCGCTGATCCAGCAGATCCAGAAGCCGCCGGTCGAGCGGGTCGGCGTGATGGAGATCGAGACCTTCTTCCCCGCGGCGGATCGCATGGGGCTGGCGATGCGGCTGAACAACCTGCTCGCGTCGCCCAGCTACGCGGCGTGGATGGAGGGGCAGCCGATGGACGTGTCGGCGCTGCTTCGTGCGCCCGACGGAAGGCCACGGCTCTCGATCATCTCGATCGCCCATCTCGGCGAAGCGGAGCGCATGTTTGTCGTCACGCGGCTGCTCACCGAGATCGTCTCCTGGATGCGCACGCAGTCCGGCTCGCCTTCGCTTCGTGCGCTCGTCTACATGGACGAGGTCTTCGGCTATTTCCCGCCGACGGAGAATCCGCCGTGCAAGCGGCCGATGCTGACGCTCCTGAAGCAGGCGAGGGCCTACGGCGTGGGCTGCGTCCTCGCGACCCAGAATCCGGTCGACCTCGACTACAAGGGGCTCTCGAACTGCGGGACGTGGTTCCTGGGCCGGCTGCAGACCGAGCGCGACAAAGCGCGGGTGATCGACGGGCTCGAGAGCGCCGCGAGTGGCGTCGCCGCGCGCATGGATCGCGCGACGCTCGACCGGACCCTGTCCGGTCTCGCGCCGCGGACCTTCGTCGTGAACAACGTGCACGAGGACGAACCGGTCCTGATGAAGTCGCGCTGGGCGCTTTCCTATCTGGCGGGGCCGCTCTCGCGGGCGCAGATCAAGCAGCTCGGGGAAGCGCAGCCGCCTCCGTCGCCGCCGCCCGTCGCTTCTGCGGTGGAGGCCGCGGCGAAGACGTCGGCCCCCGACGCGGCGCCCGAAGCGGCACGGGTCGTGCTCCCGGCGTCGGCCAACGAGTCCGTATTGCCGATCGCCGAGCCGCTCGCCCCGGGCGATCGCGTCGTGTACCGACCGGTCCTGCTCACGCGCGTGTCGGCCCACTACGCCAACGCGCGAGCCGGGGTCGACGAGTGGACGAAGGTCGTGCTCGCAGCGCCGCTCGCGAGCGACCTCGAGGGCGCACCCTGGGAGGGGGCCGACCGACTCGTCGGATGGCCCGAGCTCGACGAGACGCCGCGCGAGGGCGCAGCCTTCGGCGCGGTGCCTGCGGCGGCGGAGCGGGAGAAGAGCTTCACGCGGTGGGCCAAGCAGGCGAAGACGGCGGTCTACCGCGATCACCCGATCTCGCTCTTCAAGTCGAAGAAGCCGAAGGCGGTCTCCGCGATCGGCGAGAGCGAGGGGGCATTTCTCGGCCGCCTCGCGGACCTGCGTCGAGAAGGCCGCGAGGCCGAGCTCGAGAAGCTGCGCAAGAAATACGCACCGAAGCTCGCGCGGCTCCAGGAGAAGATCGATCGCGCCGTCGAGCGGGTCGCGCGCGAAGAGGAGCAGTACGAGGATCGTCGGAACCAGACCATGGTCTCCGGCCTCGCGACCGTCGTGGGGGCGCTCTTCGGTCGCAAGCTCGCGAGCGTCGGCAACGTCCGCCGCGCCGCGAGCACCGCGAAGAACGTGAGCCGGACCCAGCGCGAGCGCGGGGACATCGCCCGCGCCGAGGCGCGCGTCGAGGAGTACCAGCAGGAGCTGGCCGATCTCGACGCCGACTTCCAGGAAGCGTTGGCCGAGGCGGAGGATCGCGCGGCCGACTTCGAGCCCGAGGTCGAGTCGCTGCGCATCAACACGAAGAAGGCCGACCTCGACGTCGAGCGGATCGCGCTGGTCTGGGTGCCCTTCCGATCTTCGGCGGACGGATTCCCGGAGCCACTGGCCCGGCTCGAGAAGATCGAGTGA